GGTCGAGCGGGCCAGGCGGTCAGTCGGTGAATACCACCGATAGCGCGGTGCGTATCACCCATCTGCCGACGGGAATTGTCGTGACCCAGCAGGATGAGAAGTCCCAGCACAAGAACCGGGCGAAGGCGATGAAGATCCTGCGCGCGCGCATCTATGATCTCGAGCGCACGCGCGTTAACGCGGAACGGGCTGCCGAGCGCAAGAGTCAGGTGGGCTCGGGCGACCGTTCGGAGCGTATTCGCACCTACAACTTCCCGCAGACGCGGGTGACCGACCACCGGGTCAACCTGACCTTGCACAAGCTTGATCGCGTCCTTGGCGGCGAACTCGATGAGATCCTCGACGCACTGATCGCCGACGATCAGGCCAATCGCCTGGCGGACGCCGTTTGACCAGGCCGCGGACCGTCGGCGCCGCCGTTCGCGAAACGCGCCGCCGTCTCGCCGCGGGCGGATTCGACAGCGCTGCCCTGGAGGCGCGGCTGCTCGTCGCCTCTGCCTGCGGCTGTGACGCGGCCAATCTGATCGGGCATCCCGAACAGGCACTCGCCGATGACCAGTTTGACCGCCTGAGAGCCGCGCTTGAGCGAAGGCTGATGCAGGAGCCACTCGCTTACATTCTCCGCCAGCGGGAATTCTGGAGTCTGCCGTTGACGGTCACGCCCGATACGCTGATTCCCCGGCCCGATTCGGAGTGCCTGATCGAAGCCGCGCGGACGATCGCCAAAGATCGTAGCGGATTGCGTGTTCTGGACCTTGGCACGGGCAGCGGCTGTCTCCTCCTGGCCTTGCTCGCGGAATTCCCCGGTGCATGGGGAATCGGGATCGATCGATCGCAAGCAGCGCTCGCTGTCGCGCGCGGGAATGCCGAGCGTCTGGGGCTGGCCCCACGGGCGAATTTCGTGTGCTCCGACTGGGCGGCGGCGCTCGCTGGCGTCTTCGAAATCGTCGTCAGCAATCCGCCTTACATTTCCGATCAAGAGTGGCTCAGCCTCGATCCCGGCGTGCGGGACTTCGAGCCCGCTGCGGCCCTGCGTGCAGGCGCGCGGGGAACGGCTGCATACGAAATCATCCTGCCGCAACTCGAACGACTGCTCGCGCCCGGTGGCACGGCCTTGATTGAGATCGGCGGAGAAAGTATTGCCCGGACGATTGAACTCGTCGCCGCGTCACAACTCCAACTCGTTGAAATCCACATGGATCTCGCTGGCCGTGCGCGGTGCCTGCAACTCTCGACACCACTTTCACGCGGTTGCAAGAATTCGCTTGGAAAGGAATTGCTTCACGTTTAGTTTGAGGCACGTGGCGGAAGCGCCACGAGATAGCGCCAAGCGGCGCCGCTGATCAACACCTCAACACGGCTGTTTTGACGAACCACCCGTGGTTCGTCTACCCGGCGCGGCGGGAACGCCAACGGTCCGGCAGTGCGATGGTCAGCCCCTTCAAAAAACAGGTGCTATGAAACACAACACGAATACCAGACGTGGGCGAAGCCGCGGTAACGGTAAGCGGCACATCCCCCTTCGCAGTCAGACTTTCGAAAGCAGCGGGCCAGACGGCAAGATTCGCGGAACCGCGCAGCAGGTTCTCGACCGCTACCTCGCGCTGGGCCGTGATGCGTATTCGGCGGGCGATCCGATTTCGGCGGAAGCATTCTATCAACATGCCGAACATTACCACCGCCTCCTTCATGCCGAGGGAGCGGAAGGAGACCGTGGTCCTGCACGGCCGCGAACCGCGGACCAGCCACCGGGAGGTCAGCCGCCGACATCGGACGGGTCTGACGCCAACGATGAGGCGGCGGATGGCATCGACGAAGACGCGCCGGAAGAAGAAGAAGGCGTCAGCCGCCTGCCGTTCTAAGGTGCATGCCCCGCGCGCGGAACGCGGTCAGGGACCGTGCCGCCGGCCCGATCTCAGGTCTGGTCGGTGAGGGGCGGGACGTGCACGACGTCGCCGACGGCAACTCGCCCCGTTCGGCTAACTGCGGCGAGGATGCCGCAATCGGTATGGCCAAAAACGCGTTCGAGGTGTTGCGGGATGGTCATGTCTCGCAGGCCCGTTCCCGGCTCGACGTTGGTTGCGGCGCACCGCGGGATGCGCGCGGTTACCTTGATCTGCGCGTCGCCTAAGGCAATCGTCTCGCCGAGCCAAGCGAATTCAGCCCAGGCCGGCGCCCCCGCGACATAGACGTTGGCGCGAAAGCGCAGCGGGTGAACGGGCCGGCCGATCACGCGTTCGATGTCGGCGATCGTGGCGAGATTGACCAGCGATAACAGCGGCTCAGGCGAATCCGACATCATCGGGCCGGCCGCCGAACCGACGAGATGCGGTGGCCCGGCAATTTCGTTTCTGAGATATGCGCGAAGGAACTCTTCGATCATCGCCCGACCGATCGGCGTTCCGACGTTTCCCCGTGCGACCTGTTTGCCTTTGCGAAAAAGCGACAAAGTTCCAGCCTCTTCGTCGAAGTGAGCATCGACTGCCGCCAGTCGCTCGTGCCGGGTCAAGGTCGCGAAGTATTGCTTCGACAGCCATTGGGGATGCGACGGATCGTACGGCGTTGTCGCCAGGGCGATGGCGAACGTCCGGTCAAACGGGATGCCGTATCCCCGCCGCAGATCGGCGAAAGGAATCGAATCGGCGTTCAGCCCTTTGACGGGATATCGATAGAGACTTTGGACGATGACGGACATCGGATTCACGCTCGCAGCCGCGCAACCCGCTGTCAACCCGCTGCGTGCTTACTCCGAACTGTCGTGGCCGTCGTCCGATCGCGGTGCCCGTGAAGCTGCTTGCTCGGGCGGTTCCTGCGGCGCTGGCGCGCTCGTTTCCAAAAGCGCGCTGTCGCGCTTTGTCGCCTCGTTTGTGTCGGACGGCAGACGGCGGACACGGGACGCGGGTGCGACCGGGGCGACGCCCGCCAGTTTTGCCTGCAGTTCGACGGCGCGCGCGGCCGCCGCAAAGTGGTGGTCATCGATCGCCCGGCGGTAGACAGTCTCCAATTTACCCAGCAGGACATCGACGTTGCGGCAATGGGTCTGCGCCAGTTCCCGTTGGATCTCGCAAATCCGTTCAGCAATGCGCGGGTGGCGGAGAAGGCGATAGCCGGCGTTTCGGGCCGAGCGCGGGGTATAGCCCGCCGCCTTTGCCGCTAATGTGGCATTGGTGCACTCGACGAAAAGTCGGCAGAAGCGCTCGTGCCTTGGTTTCAGTCGGCTCATCATCGCTCCCGCCTGACGCTGCATAGGAATATATGCACATAAAAGGGCGCTGTCAAGGATTGACGCGCCACTGCCGTCCGGCATCTACAACCAAAACACGAGAATTCTTATCCGGAAGCGCTGACCGATAACAGGGCAAGCAAGCCTTGCAGCATCGCAAGCGGTGTCGGCGGGCAGCCACGGATATGCAGGTCGACGGGAACAACGGCTGAGACGCCGCCCACAACAGCGTCGCTGCCGGCGAAAAGTCCGCCGTCGACGGCGCACTCTCCCACCGCCACCACCCATTTCGGGTCGGGAGTCGCCCGCCAGGTGCGTTCGAGCGCCATCCGCATGTTGCGCGTCACCGGACCGGTCACCAGGAGCACGTCGGCGTGCCGTGGCGATGCCACAAAGCGCAAGCCGAAGCGCTCGAGGTCGTAGAAGGCGTTGTTCAGCGCATGAATTTCCAGCTCGCAACCGTTGCACGAGCCGGCGTCGACCTCGCGAATAGAAAGGCTTCGGCCGAGCGTCCGGCGCGCGGCCATATCGACCCGCTGTGCGAGTTCGGCCAGGGCAGCATCGTCGGGCGCCGGTGCCGGCTCGGTTAAGGGACGCTGGATCAGGCCGCGAAAAATTCTACGCATGTCGCTGAAGACCATGTGTTTTATAAGTCATGGCCGCAATACGAGCAGTTGAACGACTTGTTGCAAAGCGGGAAGTCGGCGACGATGTTGCCTTCGATGACGGCTTCCAACAGCGGCCACTGGAACCAGGAGGGATCGCGCGGGTGGCAGCGATCGATCTTACCGTCGGCGCGCAAGCGCACCCAGACCATGATGTCGCCGCGGAAGCCTTCGATGAGGGCGAGGCCCTCGCCGCCGGACGCGGGTGGCGCGGCGAGCGCGGTCATCGTCTTTCCAACCGGAGGGCGGCTGAGGATCTGCGAGATCAAGGCGAGGCTCTGTTTGATCTCCTCGATCCGGACCCACACCCGCGCGTTGACGTCACCGTCCTGGCGCTCGATGACGTCGAATGACAACTCATCGTAGGGCGGGTAGCCAGGCCGTCGGCGCACGTCGACGGCGCGTCCCGAGGCGCGACCGATGGGACCGCCACAGCCGAAGAAAGCCGCAAAGTCCGGGCGCAGAACTCCCGTCCGCACTGTCCGGTCCTGCAGCGAGGTGGTGTTGTCGTAGAGGTGAATCAAATCCGGCAGATGCTGGCGGATCTCGCTGACGAGGGTCTTGATCGCGGCGATGGAGTCGGAGCCGAGGTCTACGGCGACACCGCCCGGCACCACCTTATCCATCATCAGACGATGACCGAAGCACAAGCCGGCGGTACGCAGGACATGCTCGCGCAACACCGCGCACGGCGCCAGCATCGCCGCGAACGCCGCATCGTTGCAGATCGCACCCACGTCGCCCAGATGGTTGGCTATCCGTTCCATCTCGGCCATCAGCGCGCGCAGCCAGTGGGCGCGCGGCGGCACCACCGTTCCGCTCGCGCTCTCGACGGCGCGGGCAAAGGCGATGGCGTAGGCAACGGTACTATCCCCCGAGATGCGGCCGGCGAGCCTGGCACCGGTATCGATCTCCGCACCCTGCATGAGCCGCTCGATCCCCTTATGCACATATCCCAGCCGTTCTTCCAGACGCACGATTGTCTCGCCGCTGGCGGTGAAGCGGAAATGCCCGGGCTCGATAATGCCCGCATGGACCGGCCCCACCGGGATCTGGTGCAGACTTTCGCCCTCGACGGCAAGGAACGGATAGGGCGCCGAAGCATCGCGCGGCGGATTGACACCTGCCGGCGCGGCAGGCCAGCAGCCATGATCGAGCCACGGCCGCGGGTCCGGGGATCCGTCGGCGAAAACTCCCCAAAGATCGCCGATCGTTCGTTCGAGCCGACTGGCGGGTGAGAATGACGCGGCGATCGAAGGAAAGCGCCGGTCGGGGCATAGGCGAGTAATCACGCTGATAGTATCGAGGGCGGGGTTGGACAGCGCGAGATGGACGGCATCGCGTTCGCCCCAGAAGCCCAATAAGGCGATACGTCCGTCCCGCAACCCGTCGCCGGCACGCAGCCACGCGCCGTCGTTGACGATGAATCGCGGCCACGGCGCGCAGCCCTCGATCTTGTCGCTGCCGCCGGTGATCCAGGTCAGTGACACAGCGGCGTTCTTTGCATCGATCTCATCCAACCAAAGCCGCGACAGCGCGGAACCACGTTACCAGGGCCTGCGGGAGAAACAGCCCCGCCGTTAAAACCAGGGCGATGTGGACGAAAAACGGGACATAGGATGCGTGCGTCGCGCCGGCGTTCGGCGTTGGCGCGCCGAAGGCCAAACCCTGCATCCGTAGTACCAGCGCGCCGACGCCGATGAGCAGCCCCGCGACCAGCGGGATCGCCAGCAGCGGTTCGCGCGCGAAGGTCGAGGTGACGATCAGGAACTCACTCATGAAGATCCCGAACGGCGGCATGCCAGCGATGGCGGCGACGCCCAGCACGAAGCCCCAGCCGAGCAGCGGATGGCTTTCGGTCAGACCGCGGATCTTTGCGATCTTCTGTGTTCCCTTGACCTGCGCGACGTGTCCGACGGCGAAGAAGATGGCGGATTTGGTCAGGCTATGCATCGCCATGTGTAAAAGGCCGGCGAAGCTCGCGAGCGGCCCGCCGATGCCGAAGGCGAAGGTGATGATGCCCATGTGCTCGATCGACGAATAGGCGAACAGGCGCTTGATGTCACGTCGACGGTAGAGCATCAGCGCCGCGAAAACGAGGGAGGCCAGGCCCATGGCAATCATCAGCGAGCCGGGAGCGAGCGCCTGGGCGTTGGCGGTCAGCAGAATCTTGAAGCGCAGCACGGCATAGAAGGCGACGTTGAGCAGCAGGCCCGAAAGCACCGCCGAAATCGGTGTCGGGCCTTCGGCGTGCGCATCGGGCAGCCAGGCGTGGAGCGGCGCGAGGCCAACCTTGGTGCCGTAACCCAGCAACAAAAAGACAAAGGCGAGATTGAGAAGAGCGGGATCGAAGGCGCGGGCATGCGTGTTCAAGGTCGTCCAGGCCATCGCATCAATGCCTTGGCCGACGACCGGAAGGGCGGCGAGGTAGACGAGGATGGTGCCAAACAGGGCGAGGGCGATGCCGACGCTGCCGAGGATGAAGTACTTCCACGCCGCTTCGAGCGCCTCGCGGGTGCGGTAGATGCCGACCATCAGCACCGTGGTGAGCGTCGCGAGTTCGATCGCCACCCACATCAGGCCGATGCTGTTGGCGAGCAGGGCGAGGTTCATCGCGAACATCAGCATCTGGTACATGGCGTGGTAAAACCGCAAGTACCCGGGAGTGAGGTGCCCGCTCTGCAGTTCATGGGCAATGTAGCTTGCGCTGAACGCGCTGGTGGTAAAGCCGACGAAGGTGTTGAGGACGATCAGAAAGACATTCAGGTCGTCGACGAGGAGAAGATGACCGACCGGCGGGCGCGCACCCAGGAGGGCAAGACTGGCGGCGAACGTCAGCAGCGATGCGAGAATGTTCAACGTCGCGCCGAGGCGGTAGCCAGGGGTCAGCGCCAGCATCGCCGCCGCAGCAGCCGGGATGACGAGCGCGGCCGGCGCTGCATAGGCAAGCAGCCCGTTCACGGCTGCTCTCCCCGCGACTGATCGAGTGCCACCAGTTCGACCGTATCGAAGCGCTCGCGAATGCGGAATAGGAAGATGCCGATGACGATGAACGCGATCAGCACCGAGAAAGCGACGCTGATCTCGACGACCAGCGGCATGCCCTTGGCTCCGGTCGCGGCAAAAATCAGGCCATTTTCCAGCGACATGAAGCCGACCACCTGGCTGACCGCGTTGCGGCGGGTCACCATCATCAACAGTCCGAGCAGGACCACGGAGAGCGCGAAGGCGAGGTCCTCGCGGGTGAGCACGTCGGCCTGTTCGGTCACCGGGCGCATCACCATGATCGACAGCGCGATCAGAGCGATGCCGAGCAGAATGGTCGGGCCGACGCCGACCACGGCTTCGATCGTCCGGCCGACGCCGAGTTGCTGGACGATACGGTGCAGGGCAACGGGAATGATCATGCCCTTGAACAGCAGGGCAATGAGCGCGGTGATATAAAGGTGCGGGGCGGACTGGACGTACGCCTGCCAGGCAACGGCGAGCGACAATATCACGGCGTGCGCGGCGAAGACGCTCAGCAGCGCATACATGCGGTCCTGATAGAGCAGCATCAGGCTCAGCAGCACCAGCCCGCCGGCAAGAAGATGGGCGACATCATAGGGAAGACCCGCCATCACGGACTCCGGCTGACGAACAAGAGCAGGACGGCAAGCAGGCTCAGCATCAGGGCGACACCAAGAAATTCCGGCACCCGAAACACCCGCATCTTGGCGATCGAAGTTTCGAACAGCGCCAGCAGCACCC
This genomic stretch from Rhodospirillales bacterium harbors:
- the prmC gene encoding peptide chain release factor N(5)-glutamine methyltransferase, with amino-acid sequence MTRPRTVGAAVRETRRRLAAGGFDSAALEARLLVASACGCDAANLIGHPEQALADDQFDRLRAALERRLMQEPLAYILRQREFWSLPLTVTPDTLIPRPDSECLIEAARTIAKDRSGLRVLDLGTGSGCLLLALLAEFPGAWGIGIDRSQAALAVARGNAERLGLAPRANFVCSDWAAALAGVFEIVVSNPPYISDQEWLSLDPGVRDFEPAAALRAGARGTAAYEIILPQLERLLAPGGTALIEIGGESIARTIELVAASQLQLVEIHMDLAGRARCLQLSTPLSRGCKNSLGKELLHV
- a CDS encoding DUF4167 domain-containing protein; this translates as MKHNTNTRRGRSRGNGKRHIPLRSQTFESSGPDGKIRGTAQQVLDRYLALGRDAYSAGDPISAEAFYQHAEHYHRLLHAEGAEGDRGPARPRTADQPPGGQPPTSDGSDANDEAADGIDEDAPEEEEGVSRLPF
- a CDS encoding MOSC domain-containing protein, with protein sequence MSVIVQSLYRYPVKGLNADSIPFADLRRGYGIPFDRTFAIALATTPYDPSHPQWLSKQYFATLTRHERLAAVDAHFDEEAGTLSLFRKGKQVARGNVGTPIGRAMIEEFLRAYLRNEIAGPPHLVGSAAGPMMSDSPEPLLSLVNLATIADIERVIGRPVHPLRFRANVYVAGAPAWAEFAWLGETIALGDAQIKVTARIPRCAATNVEPGTGLRDMTIPQHLERVFGHTDCGILAAVSRTGRVAVGDVVHVPPLTDQT
- a CDS encoding terminase small subunit; translated protein: MSRLKPRHERFCRLFVECTNATLAAKAAGYTPRSARNAGYRLLRHPRIAERICEIQRELAQTHCRNVDVLLGKLETVYRRAIDDHHFAAAARAVELQAKLAGVAPVAPASRVRRLPSDTNEATKRDSALLETSAPAPQEPPEQAASRAPRSDDGHDSSE
- the nuoB gene encoding NADH-quinone oxidoreductase subunit NuoB, encoding MRRIFRGLIQRPLTEPAPAPDDAALAELAQRVDMAARRTLGRSLSIREVDAGSCNGCELEIHALNNAFYDLERFGLRFVASPRHADVLLVTGPVTRNMRMALERTWRATPDPKWVVAVGECAVDGGLFAGSDAVVGGVSAVVPVDLHIRGCPPTPLAMLQGLLALLSVSASG
- a CDS encoding nickel-dependent hydrogenase large subunit, producing the protein MSLTWITGGSDKIEGCAPWPRFIVNDGAWLRAGDGLRDGRIALLGFWGERDAVHLALSNPALDTISVITRLCPDRRFPSIAASFSPASRLERTIGDLWGVFADGSPDPRPWLDHGCWPAAPAGVNPPRDASAPYPFLAVEGESLHQIPVGPVHAGIIEPGHFRFTASGETIVRLEERLGYVHKGIERLMQGAEIDTGARLAGRISGDSTVAYAIAFARAVESASGTVVPPRAHWLRALMAEMERIANHLGDVGAICNDAAFAAMLAPCAVLREHVLRTAGLCFGHRLMMDKVVPGGVAVDLGSDSIAAIKTLVSEIRQHLPDLIHLYDNTTSLQDRTVRTGVLRPDFAAFFGCGGPIGRASGRAVDVRRRPGYPPYDELSFDVIERQDGDVNARVWVRIEEIKQSLALISQILSRPPVGKTMTALAAPPASGGEGLALIEGFRGDIMVWVRLRADGKIDRCHPRDPSWFQWPLLEAVIEGNIVADFPLCNKSFNCSYCGHDL
- a CDS encoding hydrogenase 4 subunit F — protein: MLALTPGYRLGATLNILASLLTFAASLALLGARPPVGHLLLVDDLNVFLIVLNTFVGFTTSAFSASYIAHELQSGHLTPGYLRFYHAMYQMLMFAMNLALLANSIGLMWVAIELATLTTVLMVGIYRTREALEAAWKYFILGSVGIALALFGTILVYLAALPVVGQGIDAMAWTTLNTHARAFDPALLNLAFVFLLLGYGTKVGLAPLHAWLPDAHAEGPTPISAVLSGLLLNVAFYAVLRFKILLTANAQALAPGSLMIAMGLASLVFAALMLYRRRDIKRLFAYSSIEHMGIITFAFGIGGPLASFAGLLHMAMHSLTKSAIFFAVGHVAQVKGTQKIAKIRGLTESHPLLGWGFVLGVAAIAGMPPFGIFMSEFLIVTSTFAREPLLAIPLVAGLLIGVGALVLRMQGLAFGAPTPNAGATHASYVPFFVHIALVLTAGLFLPQALVTWFRAVAALVG
- a CDS encoding hydrogenase-4 component E; translation: MAGLPYDVAHLLAGGLVLLSLMLLYQDRMYALLSVFAAHAVILSLAVAWQAYVQSAPHLYITALIALLFKGMIIPVALHRIVQQLGVGRTIEAVVGVGPTILLGIALIALSIMVMRPVTEQADVLTREDLAFALSVVLLGLLMMVTRRNAVSQVVGFMSLENGLIFAATGAKGMPLVVEISVAFSVLIAFIVIGIFLFRIRERFDTVELVALDQSRGEQP